From a single Bacillus pseudomycoides DSM 12442 genomic region:
- a CDS encoding GNAT family N-acetyltransferase: MENTYEIPKLETKRLLLKKLDFHDLDDLFEVYSDLQTTTYVPREVHKNKDETRIFLENTIETAKKGKSFIWSIIFKDDQKVIGTCGIWKLSHNSASLGAVINPLYWGKGVIVEALEELIKFGFQELDLNRIEGRCDVRNTASERVMQKLTMTYEGTLRQSVMINDMYCDSKVYSLLKHEYDNFR, encoded by the coding sequence ATGGAAAATACATATGAAATCCCAAAATTAGAAACAAAGCGTCTTTTATTAAAAAAACTAGATTTTCATGATTTAGATGATTTATTTGAAGTCTATTCAGATCTTCAAACAACTACATATGTACCTCGAGAGGTACACAAAAATAAAGATGAAACTCGTATTTTTTTAGAAAATACGATTGAAACAGCTAAGAAAGGTAAGTCCTTCATATGGTCTATTATTTTTAAGGATGATCAGAAAGTTATTGGAACCTGTGGCATCTGGAAATTATCACATAATAGTGCTTCTTTAGGAGCTGTTATTAATCCACTATATTGGGGAAAAGGAGTTATCGTCGAAGCTTTAGAAGAACTAATAAAGTTTGGATTTCAAGAATTAGATTTAAATCGGATTGAAGGAAGATGTGACGTAAGGAATACAGCGTCTGAACGAGTTATGCAAAAGCTAACAATGACATATGAAGGAACATTGAGACAAAGTGTAATGATTAATGATATGTATTGCGATTCTAAGGTATATTCTCTTTTAAAACATGAATATGATAATTTCCGATAA
- a CDS encoding DUF4238 domain-containing protein — protein sequence MAEKKDFVKKQHYIPQFSIKPFEITEGYCRTVILKTTPFKITKMSTRNIMQENDLYEVKDLDGEYVNRNEIEDIYSEIENSIAHSFHEFVPLLASDEVDVEFKKKFATIEWQRNETNLLEHLIFTLIRSPHLKNLVYDNKETPDFMKPIFYRLMTTTRENAVKLAKNLLKGEGLEIALHSLKTSPEGGIPELYKHLMNNFQLRIYKTRGEKKFFLSDRPILVNKFEEADYVLPISPTICIGATLFEGEFSPYNQITYLSDVDVNRINKRIIENTEKMLIIQSDADLEFVKEWGKI from the coding sequence ATGGCAGAAAAAAAAGATTTTGTAAAAAAACAGCATTATATCCCTCAGTTCTCTATAAAACCATTTGAAATTACTGAGGGTTATTGTCGCACAGTAATTTTAAAAACGACTCCTTTTAAAATTACGAAAATGAGTACCAGAAATATTATGCAAGAAAATGATTTATATGAAGTAAAGGATCTTGACGGAGAATATGTAAATAGAAATGAAATAGAGGACATTTATAGTGAAATTGAAAATTCAATAGCACATAGTTTTCATGAATTTGTTCCCCTACTAGCATCTGATGAAGTAGATGTTGAGTTCAAAAAGAAATTTGCGACAATAGAATGGCAAAGGAACGAGACTAATCTACTTGAACATTTAATTTTCACATTGATTCGCAGTCCTCATTTAAAGAATTTGGTTTATGACAATAAGGAAACTCCTGATTTTATGAAACCAATATTCTATCGTCTTATGACCACTACTCGAGAAAATGCTGTAAAACTTGCTAAGAACCTTCTTAAAGGAGAGGGATTGGAGATAGCCTTGCATTCTTTAAAAACAAGTCCAGAAGGTGGGATTCCAGAATTATACAAACATCTAATGAATAATTTTCAATTACGAATTTACAAAACTCGAGGAGAGAAAAAATTTTTTCTTTCTGATAGACCTATTCTAGTCAACAAATTTGAAGAAGCTGATTATGTACTTCCTATTTCGCCTACTATCTGTATAGGTGCAACCCTCTTTGAAGGTGAGTTTTCTCCATACAACCAAATTACATATTTGTCGGATGTTGATGTTAACAGAATTAACAAGAGGATTATAGAAAATACAGAAAAAATGTTGATTATTCAAAGTGATGCAGATCTAGAGTTTGTGAAAGAATGGGGAAAAATATAA